One Pyrococcus furiosus DSM 3638 genomic window, ATTTCAACCTCTCTGGAGAATACAACGTTAATGAAGAGACCTTTTGGAGTCTTTACTAGCCAAGCTTGGCCTACCTTCCAACCCTTAAACTTCTCGTGATATTTTGCTGGATAGAATTCTAACTCAATCCTTCCACTCGGAGTGGAGAGTTTTACTATTCTTTTTTCAAAGTCTAGCTTGAAGAGATGATCGTCGAGCATTATAACTTCCTTCTTGAAAACTGGCTTACCCTTAGCCTTACCCCTCCTCTTGCGGTAACCCCTGTAAATTTTAGTAGCCATATCTATGGCTGTATAGTGATAGTGGCTTGGTAATTCAGGATACTCCTTGCGGAGGTTTTTGTACGTTTCCTTTTTAAGCCTATAAAAGCTAGTAATGTTGTTTTCATATGCATAAGAAATTAGAAAGTTCACAATCTCCCGATAAGTCGAGAAGAGAACATCTAACCCATTAGGTATCTCCTTGAGTTTGAATTTTGCAGTAAGTTTAATTGTTTCACTCGGCATTTTCTAGCTCCTTCTTGGTTTTTCTGATCCACATTTTTATGGCCTCGCTTATTGCCGCTCCAAGAACCCCCTTTCGTGTCCCGTATTTTAGGGCAACAAGTCTTCTGAATTCTTCTTCTAAATCATCATCAATCACTATAGTCATCTTCCCCACATACATCCACCACCATACATATGGCTCTAGAAGTTTATAAACTTTTTGACGATACAAACCACCCAAACTTAACGCTTTTAACTATCTATAAAACAGCCCATAAGAATAGACAGAAGTAGTCACGTCTGTGCGTATTCTTAATTTTCCGCGTTGTCAAGGCAGAAATTATGAAAAAGAAAAGGGAATCCACCAAGAGTCCTTTCAAATTCATGTCACATTCTATTACGATTGTCCCAAGTTCAAGTAGTTTACGGCATAGGTACTCAACGTCCCGTTCACAAATATTTTGCTCAATTTTGAGCAGATCTTTAATCGCTCCCAGACGCTCTTGCCAACAAACCCCAGTGCAAAAATGCAGGCAAGCTACATGACAGATTTAAGGCACGAAACATCATTTCCACAAATATCATAAACAAAAAATTAGTCAGCATAAGATAGAATCCTCAGCTAAAACGTCGAACTCGACCTTTCCTATTCCTTCTATCCACGCCTCAATGTGGTCACCATGCCTCAATGACCCTACCCCAGGAGGAGTTCCAGTAGCAATTATATCTCCCGGCTCGAGGGTCATTATATTAGATATGTATTCGATGAGCTGAGGAATCTTGAATATCATCTGGCTAGTCCTTCCAAGCTGTCTAACTTCCCCGTTAACTTTTAGTCCTATCTCCAAGTCTGAGGGATCTAGCTCTCTCTTGTCAACTATCCTCGGACCAACGGGAGCAAATGTGTCAAACCCCTTAGATACAGTCCATGGGTGTCCCATTTTTCTAGCTTTCTCCTGAAGATCCCTAGCGGTTATGTCGAGAATAATTGTATAACCCAACACATAGTCAAAAGCCTTTTCTGCAGGAACTTTCTTGGCTTTCTTCCCTATAATTACTCCCAATTCTACTTCGTGGTCTACTCTCTTGCTAATCTTTGGAAGTATAATGGGCTCTCCTGGGCCAATTAGTGCTGAAGGAGGCTTAAGAAATATTATGGGCTCGGTGGGTGGATTGTCACCCATCTCTTTTGCATGCTCTGCATAGTTCTTTGCTAGAGCTATTATCTTGGTTGGCCTTAGCTCATAATAGCTATCTCTAAAAGGAAGCCTAACAAAACTCATGCTCATCACCTAAAGTAATATTCCGGCCTCCTATCCTTGAAGATATCATTTAAATCGTTTATCCTCTTGTTTCTTACTAATGAGATGTCTACTTCTGCAACTCCCACCTCTTCTTCAGTTTCGCTTCCCATGGCTAGAACTTCCGCTTTTGGAGAGGCAATCAAGCTTTTTCCAATGAATCTTAGCCCTCTTTCTTCTCCTACTCTATCTGCAGTTATTATATATACCCTGTTTTCAAGAGCCCTTATGGGCATGGCTCTAGGAGCATAGGGCATAACTAAATTGGCTGGATGAGCTATAATATCCGCTCCTTTCAAGGCAAGAGTTCTGGCAGATTCAGGGAAAAACCAATCGAAGCATATCATAATTCCTACTCTTATAAACCCCAGGTCAAATACATTAAAGCCAAGATCCCCCGGGTCAAAGAATACCTTCTCCCTATAAAAGAGGTGGATCTTTCTATATTTTCCCAGGTAGCCAGTGGGACCTACGAGAACTGCTGAATTGTATAAGCGATCGTTATATTTTTCAGCAGTACCTGCCACAATGTAGACCTCTAAATCTCCAGCAAGGTCCATGAGAAAGGTAGTTGTTTCTCCTTCAGGTATTCTTTGAGCTATTTCAAATACTTCATCTCTGCTTTCAAAATTGTATCCAGTGTCAAAAAGCTCAGGGAGAACTATGAGTTTAGCTTCTCTCTTTGCTGCCTCTTTTACTAATTTTTCAGCCTTTGAGAGATTCTTGTCAAGTTCAAGTATTTTAGGTTCCATTTGCACATAGGCAACCTTAACCATGATAACCCCCCATATCTAGTTGCTTATTTAGTATTTCAATGTTTAGATTATAAGAAAAACTCTCAGATCTCCTAAGATCACATTTTTTCAATTCTGTTAGTTGCCTTGCCAATAAAATAGTTTTAAGATGACAAAAGATTGAAAATTTTTTGTGTCTGTATCGCATTCAATGATTATAATCAAATAACCAGCCAATTAAGCAAAATGTCCTAAGAACTTGGGGAAAATGTAAAAACCAATAAAACTTAAAAATTGACTTAGAAGGTAAAAATTG contains:
- a CDS encoding fumarylacetoacetate hydrolase family protein, with amino-acid sequence MSFVRLPFRDSYYELRPTKIIALAKNYAEHAKEMGDNPPTEPIIFLKPPSALIGPGEPIILPKISKRVDHEVELGVIIGKKAKKVPAEKAFDYVLGYTIILDITARDLQEKARKMGHPWTVSKGFDTFAPVGPRIVDKRELDPSDLEIGLKVNGEVRQLGRTSQMIFKIPQLIEYISNIMTLEPGDIIATGTPPGVGSLRHGDHIEAWIEGIGKVEFDVLAEDSILC
- a CDS encoding nitrilase, yielding MVKVAYVQMEPKILELDKNLSKAEKLVKEAAKREAKLIVLPELFDTGYNFESRDEVFEIAQRIPEGETTTFLMDLAGDLEVYIVAGTAEKYNDRLYNSAVLVGPTGYLGKYRKIHLFYREKVFFDPGDLGFNVFDLGFIRVGIMICFDWFFPESARTLALKGADIIAHPANLVMPYAPRAMPIRALENRVYIITADRVGEERGLRFIGKSLIASPKAEVLAMGSETEEEVGVAEVDISLVRNKRINDLNDIFKDRRPEYYFR